From the Salmo trutta chromosome 30, fSalTru1.1, whole genome shotgun sequence genome, one window contains:
- the LOC115168718 gene encoding dnaJ homolog subfamily C member 5 has translation MAAEAQRQRSLSTSGDSLYLVLGINKNASPEDIKKSYRKLALKFHPDKNPDNPEAADKFKEINNAHAILNDCTKRNIYDKYGSLGLYVAEQFGEENVNTYFVLSSWWAKGLFIFCGLATGCYFCCCLCCCCNCCCGKCKPRPPMDQEPEFYVSPEDLEAQMQSDERDIGGDPIMVQPSGTESTRLTSDSHSSYRTDTGYN, from the exons ATGGCAGCTGAGGCACAGAGACAGCGTTCTCTGTCTACATCAGGAGACTCGCTCTACCTGGTCCTGGGGATCAACAAGAACGCCTCACCAGAGGACATCAAGAAGTCCTACAG GAAACTGGCTCTGAAGTTCCACCCAGACAAGAATCCAGACAACCCCGAGGCTGCTGATAAGTTTAAGGAAATCAATAACGCCCACGCCATCCTGAACGACTGCACCAAGAGGAACATCTACGATAAGTACGGATCCTTGGGGCTCTACGTGGCCGAGCAGTTTGGAGAGGAGAACGTCAACACCTACTTTGTCCTCTCCTCCTGGTGGGCCAAG GGCCTGTTCATCTTCTGTGGCCTGGCGACTGGCTGCTACTTCTGCTGCTGTCTGTGCTGCTGCTGTAACTGCTGCTGTGGGAAGTGTAAACCGCGGCCGCCCATGGACCAGGAACCTGAGTTCTACGTCTCCCCTGAAGACCTGGAGGCACAGATGCAGTCTGAcgagagag ACATTGGCGGCGATCCCATCATGGTGCAGCCGTCCGGAACAGAGTCCACCAGGCTGACGTCAGACAGCCACTCCAGCTACCGGACCGACACCGGATACAACTAA